The following are encoded together in the Kribbella sp. CA-293567 genome:
- a CDS encoding alpha/beta fold hydrolase yields MDILRRNNVVVTGNPDGRPVVLAHGFGCDQNMWRLTVPALADDHRVVLFDYVGSGRSELSAFDESRYASLDGYADDLAEVCAALDLTGAVLVGHSVSAMIAVLAARKAPDRIGALVMVAPSPCYVDDGDYRGGFSREDIDELLDSLESNYLGWSAAMAPAIMGTPDRPELGEELTSSFCATDPAMARVFARTTFLSDSRADLATVGVPTLILESTEDVIAPRQVGAYVQAAVEGSTLVTLDAIGHCPHLSAPEATNAAITRFLAQLG; encoded by the coding sequence GTGGACATCCTGCGCCGGAACAACGTCGTGGTGACCGGCAACCCGGACGGGCGCCCGGTCGTCCTGGCCCACGGATTCGGGTGCGACCAGAACATGTGGCGGCTGACCGTCCCCGCGCTGGCCGACGACCACCGGGTGGTGCTGTTCGACTACGTCGGATCCGGCCGGTCCGAGCTGTCGGCCTTCGACGAGTCGCGCTACGCCTCCCTCGACGGGTACGCCGACGACCTGGCCGAGGTCTGCGCCGCCCTCGACCTGACCGGAGCCGTCCTCGTCGGGCACTCGGTCAGCGCGATGATCGCGGTGCTGGCCGCCCGGAAGGCGCCGGACCGGATCGGTGCGCTGGTGATGGTCGCGCCCTCTCCCTGCTACGTCGACGACGGTGACTACCGCGGCGGCTTCAGCCGCGAGGACATCGACGAACTGCTCGACTCGCTGGAGTCGAACTACCTCGGCTGGTCGGCCGCGATGGCCCCGGCCATCATGGGTACGCCGGACCGCCCCGAGCTCGGCGAGGAGCTGACCAGCAGCTTCTGCGCCACCGACCCGGCGATGGCCCGCGTCTTCGCCCGCACCACGTTCCTGTCCGACTCCCGCGCGGACCTGGCCACCGTCGGGGTACCGACTCTGATCCTCGAGTCGACCGAGGACGTCATCGCGCCTCGCCAGGTCGGCGCCTACGTCCAGGCGGCCGTCGAAGGATCGACCCTCGTCACCCTCGACGCGATCGGCCACTGCCCGCACCTGTCGGCGCCCGAGGCCACCAACGCGGCGATCACGCGCTTCCTGGCCCAGCTGGGATGA
- a CDS encoding iron-siderophore ABC transporter substrate-binding protein — protein sequence MRLLSTRSLVRSSALVLAAVVTLAGCGGDGGTADPAAAFAKVSTKFGEISIPAEPKRVVALGWGDAETALALGVEPVGASDWLAFGGDGLGPWATGRYQQAPEKIGTLEPEFEKIAALKPDLILDTKSSGDQTRYDTLKGIAPTVGVPAGGDSYKVSWEKQTEMVAAALGRVEQGRQLIAATKEKFAKTVAAHPEFAGKTITLGSRTSEGYGAYVGGTGRVDFVQRLGFRNNPKVEAKATDGFSVKVSQEQLDLLDADLTVMAPIGVDASTISGDPLFRAVPSVKAGRVVVFTDKTLSSAFATDSILSIGYALDQVVPLFAAALR from the coding sequence ATGCGACTTCTCTCAACTCGAAGCCTGGTTCGTTCGTCGGCGCTGGTGCTGGCCGCGGTAGTGACGTTGGCGGGGTGCGGCGGCGACGGCGGGACGGCGGACCCCGCGGCCGCGTTCGCCAAGGTGTCCACGAAGTTCGGCGAGATCTCGATCCCGGCCGAGCCGAAGCGGGTCGTGGCGCTGGGCTGGGGTGACGCGGAAACGGCGCTGGCGCTCGGAGTCGAGCCGGTCGGAGCCAGCGACTGGCTCGCGTTCGGCGGCGACGGCCTCGGGCCCTGGGCGACCGGCCGGTACCAGCAGGCGCCGGAGAAGATCGGCACGCTGGAGCCGGAGTTCGAGAAGATCGCCGCGCTGAAGCCCGACCTGATCCTGGACACCAAGTCCAGTGGCGACCAGACCCGGTACGACACGCTCAAGGGGATCGCGCCGACGGTCGGCGTACCGGCCGGTGGCGACTCGTACAAGGTCTCGTGGGAGAAGCAGACCGAAATGGTGGCCGCCGCGCTCGGGCGGGTGGAGCAGGGCAGGCAGTTGATCGCGGCAACCAAGGAGAAGTTCGCGAAGACCGTCGCGGCGCATCCGGAGTTCGCCGGGAAGACGATCACGCTGGGCTCGCGGACCAGTGAGGGGTACGGCGCCTACGTGGGCGGCACCGGCCGGGTGGACTTCGTCCAGCGGCTGGGGTTCAGGAACAACCCGAAGGTCGAGGCCAAGGCGACCGACGGATTCTCCGTCAAGGTCTCCCAGGAGCAGCTCGACCTGCTGGACGCCGACCTGACGGTGATGGCGCCGATCGGGGTCGACGCCTCGACCATCAGCGGCGACCCGTTGTTCAGGGCGGTGCCGTCGGTCAAGGCCGGCCGGGTGGTGGTCTTCACCGACAAGACGCTCAGCAGCGCGTTCGCCACCGACTCGATCCTGTCCATCGGCTACGCCCTCGACCAGGTGGTGCCGCTGTTCGCCGCGGCCCTGCGCTGA
- a CDS encoding X2-like carbohydrate binding domain-containing protein, giving the protein MTRSLRTRTAMRGVLAAVVIAALGSFGLSSSSSAMPAPPRAQTATATAAAGSAAASVTATPDPLAPAGEVAQKPYMGWSSYSMQVYEPTPGGWITAAQLKAQSDAMHRTLQPFGYEYINIDAGWNGGLDAYGRPVPSKTLYPKGLQDVIDHIHANGQKVGLYGIPGISDETLKADYPVFGHPECSTGDLAVKPHQPGDYWGFGHRMDMTNPCSQKYIDSIADLYASWGVDFLKYDSVTPGSGKNDLSMDARDEVKGWSQALARHKIWFELSWALDIKYADYWKQWANGWRVDWDVECYCPGEALTNWPSISRLFPRAADWWRHAGPGGWNDLDSLLVGNGKMDGLTKDERRTAATLWAVSAAPFYLGNDLTKLDPYGLELLTNREVIAVNQAGRPAQPVSTKTNKQVWYSLNADSSYTVALFNLGATEADITVNWSDLGLTGPADVRDLWAKKNLGEFGSAYTAATVPPHGTRLFTVKPERKSTVRVNDDDLRVSYTGDWQRNGNREVAAVSEPLKVTVTDSAAAGRKAAEKAADAGVRTVDLNNDDSQIVYTGSWSRSTGRGYGDHQDDVQFTEKNDDAFSLTFVGTGVDYVTEKHESQGDVDIYIDGEFKQTVSTHQAEGRGAQQVVYSISDLPNGTHTIRGVKKSGGYMLLDKLTVRQVSLLNPDSAGFDKNPAAQADVSTEIARDPGELAGITNAGKALVEGTDYTVDGKIVTIKKQYLATRPVGTVALDISFRGDYHDDVHATTVNGAAVEFTFKGTAVEWLTALGPDQGEADVYLDGKLVRRVNLHNDTRVTARPVFAQSGMKDNPHTLRIVKVSGEVLRHDTVRYTLR; this is encoded by the coding sequence ATGACCAGATCCCTTCGAACCAGGACAGCGATGCGAGGTGTGCTCGCGGCTGTCGTGATCGCCGCGCTCGGCTCCTTCGGCCTGTCCTCCTCGTCCTCCGCCATGCCGGCTCCGCCCAGGGCGCAGACCGCGACGGCCACCGCCGCGGCTGGTTCCGCGGCGGCGAGCGTCACCGCGACGCCGGACCCGCTCGCCCCCGCGGGTGAGGTCGCGCAGAAGCCCTACATGGGCTGGAGCAGTTACAGCATGCAGGTGTACGAGCCGACGCCCGGTGGCTGGATCACCGCGGCGCAGCTCAAGGCCCAGTCGGACGCGATGCACCGCACGCTCCAGCCGTTCGGGTACGAGTACATCAACATCGACGCCGGCTGGAACGGCGGGCTGGACGCCTACGGCCGGCCGGTGCCCAGCAAAACCCTGTACCCCAAGGGCTTGCAGGACGTGATCGACCACATCCACGCCAACGGGCAGAAGGTCGGGCTGTACGGCATCCCGGGCATCTCGGACGAGACGCTGAAGGCCGACTACCCGGTCTTCGGCCACCCGGAGTGCAGCACCGGCGATCTGGCCGTGAAGCCGCACCAGCCGGGTGACTACTGGGGCTTCGGGCACCGGATGGACATGACCAACCCGTGTTCGCAGAAGTACATCGACTCGATCGCGGACCTGTACGCCAGCTGGGGCGTCGACTTCCTCAAGTACGACAGCGTGACGCCCGGCTCGGGCAAGAACGACCTGTCGATGGACGCGCGGGACGAGGTCAAGGGCTGGTCGCAGGCGCTGGCCAGGCACAAGATCTGGTTCGAGCTGTCCTGGGCCCTCGACATCAAGTACGCCGACTACTGGAAGCAGTGGGCGAACGGCTGGCGGGTCGACTGGGACGTCGAGTGCTACTGCCCCGGCGAGGCCCTGACGAACTGGCCGAGCATCTCGCGGCTCTTCCCCCGGGCGGCGGACTGGTGGCGCCACGCCGGGCCGGGCGGCTGGAACGACCTGGACTCGCTGCTGGTCGGCAACGGCAAGATGGACGGGCTGACCAAGGACGAGCGCCGGACCGCCGCCACCCTGTGGGCCGTCTCCGCGGCGCCGTTCTACCTCGGCAACGACCTGACCAAGCTCGACCCGTACGGCTTGGAGCTGCTGACCAACCGCGAGGTGATCGCGGTGAACCAGGCCGGGCGTCCCGCGCAGCCGGTCTCGACGAAGACCAACAAGCAGGTGTGGTACTCGCTCAACGCGGACAGCTCCTACACCGTCGCGCTGTTCAACCTCGGCGCCACCGAGGCCGACATCACCGTGAACTGGTCGGATCTCGGCCTGACCGGGCCGGCCGACGTGCGTGACCTGTGGGCGAAGAAGAACCTGGGCGAGTTCGGGTCGGCGTACACCGCGGCGACCGTGCCGCCGCACGGCACCCGGCTGTTCACCGTCAAGCCGGAGCGCAAGTCGACGGTCCGCGTCAACGACGACGATCTGCGCGTCTCCTACACCGGCGACTGGCAGCGCAACGGCAACCGTGAGGTCGCCGCGGTGTCGGAGCCGCTGAAGGTCACCGTGACGGACTCCGCCGCGGCCGGCAGGAAGGCGGCCGAGAAGGCCGCCGACGCGGGCGTCCGGACGGTGGACCTGAACAACGACGACTCGCAGATCGTCTACACCGGATCGTGGAGCCGCAGTACCGGGCGAGGCTACGGCGACCACCAGGACGACGTGCAGTTCACCGAGAAGAACGACGACGCGTTCTCGCTCACCTTCGTCGGCACCGGCGTCGACTACGTGACCGAGAAGCACGAGTCACAAGGCGATGTGGACATCTACATCGACGGTGAGTTCAAGCAGACCGTCAGCACCCACCAGGCCGAAGGGCGTGGGGCGCAGCAGGTCGTCTACAGCATCTCCGACCTGCCGAACGGAACGCACACGATCCGGGGCGTGAAGAAGTCGGGCGGTTACATGCTGCTCGACAAGCTGACCGTGCGTCAGGTCAGCCTGCTGAACCCCGACAGCGCGGGCTTCGACAAGAACCCGGCGGCCCAGGCCGACGTCAGCACCGAGATCGCCCGGGACCCGGGTGAGCTGGCCGGGATCACCAACGCCGGCAAGGCGCTGGTCGAGGGCACCGACTACACGGTCGACGGCAAGATCGTCACGATCAAGAAGCAGTACCTCGCGACCCGGCCGGTCGGCACGGTGGCGCTGGACATCAGCTTCCGGGGCGACTACCACGACGACGTCCACGCGACCACCGTCAACGGCGCCGCGGTCGAGTTCACCTTCAAGGGCACGGCGGTCGAGTGGCTGACGGCCCTGGGCCCCGACCAGGGTGAGGCCGACGTCTACCTCGACGGCAAGCTGGTCCGCCGGGTGAACCTGCACAACGACACCCGGGTCACGGCCCGCCCGGTGTTCGCGCAGAGCGGGATGAAGGACAACCCGCACACGCTGCGGATCGTGAAGGTCTCCGGCGAGGTCCTCCGCCACGACACCGTCCGCTACACCCTCCGGTAG
- a CDS encoding TspO/MBR family protein gives MNAAAQERPVLRYVVLAGFLAAVAVAAVVGAVGVQGTTDTYRQLEQPAWAPPSWLFGPVWTVLYAMIAVSGWLVWRQVGWSRELVPYGVQLVLNALWTPLFFGSGLRGLALVDIVLLWLGIAWTVWVFRKVRPVAAALLLPYWAWVSFATALNASIWYLNR, from the coding sequence ATGAATGCAGCGGCGCAGGAGCGGCCAGTACTCCGGTATGTCGTCCTGGCCGGTTTCCTGGCGGCCGTGGCGGTCGCCGCCGTGGTGGGCGCGGTCGGCGTACAGGGAACGACCGATACCTACCGGCAGCTCGAGCAACCCGCCTGGGCGCCGCCGAGCTGGCTGTTCGGGCCGGTCTGGACAGTCCTCTACGCCATGATCGCGGTCAGCGGCTGGCTGGTGTGGCGGCAGGTCGGCTGGTCGCGCGAACTCGTCCCGTACGGCGTACAGCTGGTCCTGAACGCCCTCTGGACTCCGCTCTTCTTCGGCTCCGGCCTCCGCGGACTCGCCCTGGTCGACATCGTTCTCCTCTGGCTGGGCATCGCCTGGACCGTCTGGGTCTTCCGCAAGGTCCGCCCGGTCGCCGCCGCGCTGCTGCTCCCCTACTGGGCCTGGGTCAGCTTCGCCACCGCCCTCAACGCCTCGATCTGGTACCTCAACCGCTGA
- a CDS encoding HAD family hydrolase: MRLISRLVVAFSVGAALVVPASVATAAPVPVTNQHRPSCSVVWFDLGNTLVDTRVAGQTTYMPGALRHLRLLRAVGVPVGLITNVPPEWGATDVERAAATKAFVDSTWTEAQPFPWEWFGDRILTPRTTAEFKPAAALFVRGREAAAPCRSFFEGENPVEITAAQQSGLTAYQIGQPDRPAYLPLWRVLVP, encoded by the coding sequence GTGAGGCTCATCTCCCGGCTGGTGGTGGCGTTTTCCGTGGGCGCCGCCCTGGTCGTTCCCGCGAGCGTGGCGACGGCTGCTCCCGTCCCCGTGACCAACCAGCACCGGCCGTCGTGTTCGGTGGTCTGGTTCGACCTCGGAAACACCTTGGTGGACACCAGAGTCGCGGGGCAGACGACGTACATGCCGGGGGCGTTGCGGCATCTGCGGTTGCTGCGGGCCGTGGGAGTGCCGGTCGGGCTGATCACCAACGTGCCGCCGGAGTGGGGTGCCACCGACGTCGAGCGGGCGGCCGCGACCAAGGCTTTCGTCGACTCGACCTGGACCGAGGCGCAGCCGTTCCCGTGGGAGTGGTTCGGTGACCGGATCCTGACGCCGCGGACCACGGCGGAGTTCAAGCCCGCGGCGGCGCTGTTCGTCCGCGGCCGTGAGGCGGCGGCGCCGTGCCGGTCGTTCTTCGAGGGCGAGAACCCGGTCGAGATCACGGCGGCCCAGCAGTCAGGCCTGACCGCCTATCAGATCGGGCAGCCGGACCGCCCGGCGTACCTGCCTCTGTGGCGGGTGCTCGTGCCCTAG
- the pta gene encoding phosphate acetyltransferase, with protein sequence MGSSVYVASVEGYTGKSTVALGVLQQLSKRVERVSVFRPIVRPDTDLYGGRDYVLDLLISHDAVSLPYEDCVGVSYDEVHADPDAALDLIVQRYRDVAERGDPVLIVGSDYTDVGTPTEFSYNARIAANLGVPVLLVLNGAGRSPEDVGTLSEIANAELTANHGSLFAVVANRVDPGQLDQTVAAMAKAGVPAYALPEEPLLSAPAVADLMAAVDGRLLNGEAQLLSREVTGLVVAGMTMPNVLDRLFDGAAVITAADRPEVVVGVLMANASQNFPQVSAIFLNGGFALPDQILRLIEGVGSTLPIIETGLGTHATSTALTAVRGRLTRNSPRKVDLALALFDQYVDGSGLLDRLAVARSGAVTPLMFEHQLIDEAVAHRKHIVLPEGEEERILRAADVVLRRGVAELTLLGDPVVISAKAAALGVDISAAHILSPDDEELGERFANEYHRLRQHRGVDLDKAREQVRDVSYFGTMMVQLGLADGMVSGSVHTTAHTIRPALEVVKTLPGVSVVSSVFFMCLEHQVLVYGDCAVNPDPTAEQLADIAISSAATAAAFGVEPRVAMLSYSTGSSGTGTDVEKVSKATELVRQRAPQLLVEGPIQYDAAIDSAVARTKLPDSEVAGRATVFIFPDLNTGNNTYKAVQRSANAVAVGPVLQGLRKPVNDLSRGATVRDIINTVAITTIQAQHSDERSER encoded by the coding sequence ATGGGAAGCAGCGTGTACGTCGCATCGGTCGAGGGCTACACCGGCAAGTCGACCGTGGCCCTGGGAGTGCTCCAGCAGCTGTCCAAACGGGTCGAGCGGGTGTCGGTGTTCCGGCCGATCGTGCGGCCGGACACCGACCTGTACGGCGGCCGCGACTACGTCCTGGACCTGCTCATCTCGCACGACGCCGTCTCGCTGCCCTACGAGGACTGCGTGGGCGTCAGCTACGACGAGGTGCACGCCGACCCTGATGCCGCGCTGGACCTGATCGTGCAGCGCTACCGCGACGTGGCCGAGCGCGGCGACCCCGTGCTCATCGTCGGCAGCGACTACACCGATGTGGGCACGCCGACCGAGTTCTCCTACAACGCGCGGATCGCCGCGAACCTGGGGGTGCCCGTACTGCTCGTACTCAACGGCGCGGGCCGCAGCCCCGAGGACGTGGGCACCCTCTCCGAGATCGCCAACGCCGAGCTGACCGCCAACCACGGTTCACTGTTCGCCGTCGTCGCCAACCGGGTCGATCCTGGGCAGCTTGACCAGACGGTCGCCGCGATGGCGAAGGCCGGCGTACCGGCGTACGCGCTGCCGGAGGAGCCGTTGCTCAGCGCACCGGCCGTGGCCGACCTGATGGCGGCGGTCGACGGCCGGCTGCTGAACGGCGAGGCCCAGCTGCTGTCCCGCGAGGTCACCGGTCTGGTGGTGGCCGGGATGACGATGCCGAACGTCCTCGACCGGCTCTTCGACGGCGCCGCCGTGATCACCGCGGCGGACCGGCCGGAGGTGGTCGTCGGCGTCCTGATGGCCAACGCCTCGCAGAACTTCCCGCAGGTGTCGGCGATCTTCCTGAACGGCGGGTTCGCGCTGCCCGACCAGATCCTGCGGCTGATCGAGGGCGTCGGCAGCACCCTGCCGATCATCGAGACCGGGCTCGGCACCCACGCGACCTCCACCGCGCTGACCGCGGTGCGGGGCCGGCTGACCAGGAACTCGCCGCGCAAGGTCGATCTGGCCCTGGCCCTGTTCGACCAGTACGTCGACGGCTCCGGGCTGCTCGACCGGCTCGCGGTGGCCCGCAGCGGCGCGGTCACGCCGCTGATGTTCGAGCACCAGCTGATCGACGAGGCAGTTGCCCACCGCAAGCACATCGTGCTGCCCGAGGGCGAGGAGGAGCGGATCCTGCGGGCCGCCGACGTCGTCCTGCGCCGCGGCGTGGCCGAGCTGACCCTGCTCGGCGATCCGGTGGTGATCAGCGCCAAGGCCGCCGCGCTCGGCGTCGACATCTCGGCGGCCCACATCCTCAGCCCGGACGACGAGGAGCTGGGCGAGCGGTTCGCGAACGAGTACCACCGGCTGCGGCAGCACCGCGGCGTCGACCTGGACAAGGCGCGCGAGCAGGTCAGGGACGTCTCGTACTTCGGCACCATGATGGTGCAGCTCGGTCTGGCCGACGGGATGGTGTCGGGCTCGGTCCACACCACCGCCCACACCATCCGCCCGGCCCTGGAGGTGGTCAAGACGCTGCCCGGCGTCTCGGTCGTCTCGTCGGTGTTCTTCATGTGCCTGGAGCACCAGGTGCTCGTGTACGGCGACTGTGCGGTCAACCCCGACCCGACCGCCGAGCAGCTCGCCGACATCGCCATCTCGTCGGCGGCGACCGCCGCGGCGTTCGGCGTCGAGCCGCGGGTCGCGATGCTGTCGTACTCGACCGGCTCGTCCGGCACCGGCACCGACGTGGAGAAGGTCTCCAAGGCGACCGAGCTGGTTCGCCAGCGGGCGCCGCAGCTGCTCGTCGAGGGGCCGATCCAGTACGACGCCGCCATCGACAGCGCGGTGGCCAGGACCAAACTGCCCGACTCCGAGGTGGCCGGCCGGGCGACGGTCTTCATCTTCCCCGACCTGAACACCGGCAACAACACCTACAAGGCGGTCCAGCGCTCGGCGAACGCCGTTGCCGTCGGCCCGGTTCTGCAGGGACTGCGCAAACCCGTCAACGACCTGTCCCGCGGTGCCACCGTGCGCGACATCATCAACACCGTGGCGATCACCACGATCCAGGCCCAGCACAGCGACGAGCGGAGCGAGCGATGA